In Xylanibacter ruminicola 23, a single genomic region encodes these proteins:
- a CDS encoding SIS domain-containing protein, producing the protein MIDANKYAIKCFQDEAQAILDLIPLLTDDFSKAVNLIYNCKGRFVITGVGKSGHIGAKIAATLASTGTPSFFVNPLDAFHGDLGMFTSDDVVLAISNSGNTDELLRFIPLLLERNIPIIGMSGNPESLLAQYSTCHLNIKVKREADPLNLAPTSSTTATLAMGDALACALIEIRHFRPEDFAQFHPGGSLGKRLLTKVKNAMVSTNLPIVTLDQKISETIIEISKTKQGIAVAVDNGKIAGVVTDGDVRRAMQSKQDIFFELTVKEVMSCNPKVVSENAKLSDAEKMMRQYNIHSLVVVNDTQEFVGIIDAFSCM; encoded by the coding sequence ATGATTGACGCAAATAAATATGCCATCAAGTGTTTTCAGGATGAGGCACAGGCGATATTAGATTTAATACCGCTCTTGACGGATGATTTCTCCAAAGCGGTTAACCTTATATATAATTGTAAAGGACGCTTTGTTATTACGGGAGTTGGAAAGTCTGGCCATATCGGCGCCAAAATCGCCGCTACGTTGGCAAGTACAGGTACACCTTCGTTTTTCGTAAATCCATTGGACGCATTCCACGGTGATTTGGGTATGTTTACGTCCGATGATGTAGTATTGGCAATCAGTAATTCTGGCAACACAGATGAACTACTAAGATTCATTCCGCTACTGTTAGAAAGAAACATTCCAATTATCGGAATGTCTGGAAATCCGGAATCATTGTTAGCACAATACTCAACTTGTCATTTGAATATTAAAGTAAAACGTGAAGCAGATCCATTGAACCTCGCTCCGACTTCTTCAACAACAGCTACGTTGGCAATGGGCGATGCTTTGGCATGTGCATTGATTGAAATACGTCATTTTCGCCCTGAGGATTTTGCACAGTTTCATCCTGGTGGAAGTCTCGGCAAACGGTTGTTGACAAAAGTGAAGAATGCTATGGTTTCAACAAATCTGCCTATAGTAACTCTTGATCAGAAGATTTCGGAGACCATTATTGAAATCAGTAAGACCAAACAAGGAATTGCTGTTGCCGTTGACAATGGTAAGATCGCCGGTGTTGTGACTGATGGTGATGTTCGTCGTGCTATGCAGAGCAAACAGGATATATTTTTTGAGCTGACTGTTAAAGAAGTTATGTCATGTAATCCCAAGGTGGTCAGTGAGAATGCGAAATTATCTGATGCAGAGAAGATGATGCGTCAGTATAATATTCATTCATTAGTGGTTGTCAATGATACCCAAGAATTTGTTGGCATTATCGACGCATTTAGTTGTATGTAA
- a CDS encoding cytidylyltransferase domain-containing protein, with translation MKTVAFVPIRLNSKRVVGKNLKMLGDKPLMCYVLETLAKAKGVDEVYCYCSNEDVIKYLPEGVKFLKRPEFLDRDETLGKEIYEEFTKTVDADVYILAHTTSPFMKVETFENALDKIEKDDYDSAFSAEKIQTFAWYKGKTLNYDLKEIPRTQTIEPVYVETSAFFMFKRDVWKVHKQRIGFKPYMALVDKIEGVDIDWPEDFEFAEKILETYKAK, from the coding sequence ATGAAAACTGTAGCATTTGTTCCCATTCGTTTGAATAGTAAACGTGTGGTAGGTAAGAATTTGAAAATGTTGGGTGATAAACCCTTGATGTGTTATGTACTTGAAACTCTTGCAAAGGCAAAAGGAGTAGATGAAGTATACTGCTATTGCAGTAATGAGGATGTTATCAAATACCTCCCTGAAGGTGTTAAATTCTTAAAACGCCCAGAGTTCTTAGATAGGGATGAAACTTTGGGCAAGGAAATATACGAGGAGTTTACTAAGACTGTGGATGCTGATGTCTATATCCTTGCCCATACCACGTCTCCCTTCATGAAGGTTGAAACCTTTGAGAATGCCCTCGACAAAATAGAAAAAGATGATTATGATTCAGCCTTTTCTGCAGAGAAGATTCAAACTTTTGCTTGGTACAAGGGTAAAACATTGAACTATGATTTGAAGGAAATCCCACGTACCCAGACCATAGAACCTGTATATGTTGAGACTAGCGCGTTCTTTATGTTCAAACGTGATGTATGGAAAGTACACAAGCAACGCATAGGTTTTAAGCCATATATGGCCCTTGTTGATAAGATTGAAGGAGTTGATATAGACTGGCCTGAGGATTTTGAATTCGCTGAAAAGATTCTGGAAACATATAAGGCAAAGTGA
- a CDS encoding polysialyltransferase family glycosyltransferase: MKHLFFIHSHTLFLTSIGVVDYLNLPHKDVLFVYSRNYKTTIPTDIESVDISNQMEDTFYIMLSWSRRNFFYNKKIRDDLVSFFDDFVQEHTSGRAYRLYIPHLQHHAFQIMATNPRCDEIFFIQEGGRAMIPLQTGKISFLNAVYNKLILHNDSRVWKCSNWFPNEHTPYSRPVKAFAFDKDYFCDAPEQTILVKWPHIPISVSIDEQRPFFLLEGAVELGQVEGNLYNNAVKVLINEFAESKNYIKFHPAQKAEARHLILNMFKEKKCEVEELPMDIPFELIVVNFHNLKLYGFGTSLLFYGKSFGHHVVSRENLLMKSKRYRIYSKGLAKL; encoded by the coding sequence ATGAAACATCTCTTTTTCATACATTCTCATACGCTTTTCCTTACATCTATTGGTGTAGTTGATTATTTAAATCTTCCTCATAAAGATGTTTTGTTTGTATATTCACGAAATTACAAGACCACTATCCCGACAGATATTGAAAGTGTTGACATTAGCAACCAAATGGAAGATACTTTTTACATAATGCTTAGCTGGTCGAGACGTAATTTTTTTTACAACAAAAAAATAAGAGATGATTTAGTTTCTTTTTTTGATGATTTTGTACAAGAACACACTTCTGGCAGAGCATATAGGCTTTATATTCCACATTTGCAGCACCATGCTTTCCAAATAATGGCGACTAATCCGCGTTGTGATGAGATTTTTTTTATACAAGAGGGAGGGAGGGCTATGATACCTTTACAAACGGGCAAGATATCCTTCCTGAATGCAGTGTATAACAAATTGATACTGCATAATGACTCGAGGGTATGGAAGTGTTCTAATTGGTTTCCTAACGAGCACACCCCCTATTCACGACCGGTAAAGGCTTTTGCCTTTGATAAAGACTACTTCTGCGATGCGCCAGAGCAGACAATCTTGGTAAAATGGCCTCATATTCCTATCAGTGTTAGCATAGACGAACAGCGTCCGTTTTTTCTTCTTGAAGGCGCTGTTGAATTGGGACAAGTTGAGGGAAATCTATACAATAATGCCGTAAAGGTCTTAATAAATGAATTTGCAGAATCAAAAAATTATATAAAATTTCATCCTGCTCAAAAGGCCGAAGCGAGACATTTGATTCTTAATATGTTTAAAGAAAAAAAATGTGAGGTAGAAGAACTTCCTATGGATATTCCTTTCGAATTGATTGTTGTCAACTTTCACAACCTTAAACTATATGGATTTGGTACGTCTTTGTTATTTTATGGAAAGTCTTTTGGGCATCATGTTGTGTCTCGCGAAAACTTATTAATGAAATCTAAAAGATACAGGATATATAGTAAAGGATTGGCAAAATTATAA